The Sebastes umbrosus isolate fSebUmb1 chromosome 23, fSebUmb1.pri, whole genome shotgun sequence genome contains a region encoding:
- the guca1a gene encoding guanylyl cyclase-activating protein 1 produces MGNSTGSTVDDLQAVEMHLWYKKFMTECPSGQLTLHEFKQFFGLRGLDPEATAYIEQMFRTFDMNKDGYIDFIEYVAALSLVMRGKMEHKLRWYFKLYDVDGNGCIDRHELLNIIKAIRAINGSENQETSAEDFTNSVFDRIDINGDGELSLEEFVAGARSDEDFMEVMMKSLDLTHIMAMIHNRRRSV; encoded by the exons ATGGGTAACTCAACAGGAAGCACTGTGGACGACCTGCAGGCGGTGGAGATGCACCTCTGGTACAAGAAGTTCATGACTGAGTGCCCGTCGGGTCAGCTCACCCTACACGAGTTCAAGCAGTTCTTCGGGCTGCGAGGGCTCGACCCCGAGGCCACCGCCTACATAGAGCAGATGTTCCGCACGTTTGACATGAACAAG GACGGCTACATAGACTTCATCGAGTATGTGGCCGCTCTCAGTCTGGTGATGCGAGGAAAGATGGAGCACAAGCTGCGCTGGTATTTCAAACTTTATGATGTGGATGGCAACGGCTGCATTGACCGACACGAGCTCCTCAACATCATAAAG GCCATTCGAGCAATCAATGGGAGTGAAAATCAGGAGACATCCGCTGAGGATTTCACCAACAGCGTGTTTGACAGGATTGATATAAACGGAGATG GCGAGCTCTCCTTGGAGGAGTTCGTGGCCGGCGCTCGCAGTGATGAAGATTTCATGGAGGTGATGATGAAAAGTCTGGACCTCACCCACATCATGGCGATGATCCACAACAGGAGGCGCAGCGTTTAG